From the genome of Cherax quadricarinatus isolate ZL_2023a chromosome 47, ASM3850222v1, whole genome shotgun sequence, one region includes:
- the LOC138854029 gene encoding anti-sigma-I factor RsgI2-like encodes YTLIHITPSFTLHHSLTLHHTLTPHPHITPHSHITPHSHITPHPHIAPHPHIIPHTLHHSFTLHHSLTLHHSLTLHHSLTLHHSLTLHHSLTLHHSLTPSHYTTPSHYTTPSHYTTPSHYTTPSHYTAPSHYTTPSHYTTPSHYTTPSHYTHPHITPSFTLPPHITPHPHITPHPHITPHPHITPHTLHYTLTLNPPSHYTLIHITPLTLHYTLTLHHTLTLLHALTLLHTLTLLHTLTLLHTLTLHHTLTLHHSLTLLHALTLLHTLTLLHTLTLLHTLTLHHILTLHHILTLHHTLTLHLTLTLHPPSYHTTTPSHHTTPLTHHTLTSHHTHIIQPPSHYTTPSHNTSSIISHHTLT; translated from the coding sequence taCACCCTCATTCACATTACACCCTCATTCACATTACACCACTCCCTCACattacaccacaccctcacaccacaccctcATATtacaccacactctcacattacaccacactctcacattacaccacaccctcacattgcaccacaccctcacattataccacacacattacaccactccttcacattacaccactccctcacattacaccactccctcacattacaccactccctcacattacaccactccctcacattacaccactccctcacattacaccactccctcacaccctcacattacaccacaccctcacattacaccacaccctcacattaCACCACACCCTCGCattacaccacaccctcacattaCACCGCTCCCTCACATTACACCACTCCCTCACATTACACCACTCCCTCACATTACACCACTCCCTCACATTACACCCACCCTCACATTACACCCTCATTCACATTACCCCCTCACattacaccacaccctcacattacaccacaccctcacattacaccacaccctcacattacaccacacacattacactacaccctcacattaAACCCACCCTCACATTACACCCTCATTCACATTACCCCCCTCACattacactacaccctcacattacaccacaccctcacattaCTTCATGCCCTCACATTACTCCACACCCTCACATTACTCCACACCCTCACATTACTCCACACCCTCACattacaccacaccctcacattaCACCACTCCCTCACATTACTTCATGCCCTCACATTACTCCACACCCTCACATTACTCCACACCCTCACATTACTCCACACCCTCACATTACACCACATCCTCACATTACACCACATCCTCACattacaccacaccctcacattaCACCTCACCCTCACATTACACCCTCCCTcatatcacaccaccacaccctcacatcacaccacacccttgacacaccacactctcacatcacaccacactcacataATACAACCTCCATCACattacaccacaccctcacataaCACATCCTCCATCATatcacaccacaccctcacataa